In Drosophila santomea strain STO CAGO 1482 chromosome 3L, Prin_Dsan_1.1, whole genome shotgun sequence, a single window of DNA contains:
- the LOC120447548 gene encoding T-related protein isoform X1 has product MTTSHILSAVDPTTGLSGNVSGGGGNGGQGGSGSPQHVTHNGHGHGHGLGGVAAASGGGASVSGNGGHRVVGGAGSPNELDRNLRISLDDRELWLRFQNLTNEMIVTKNGRRMFPVVKISASGLDPAAMYTVLLEFVQIDSHRWKYVNGEWVPGGKAEVPPSNPIYVHPESPNFGAHWMKEPISFAKVKLTNKTNGNGQIMLNSLHKYEPRVHLVRVGSEQRHVVTYPFPETQFIAVTAYQNEEVTSLKIKYNPFAKAFLDAKERPDTLYPHDTHYGWLIPPPTHYTAAAAAVAAPPLSIAQSHGLVSSCPSVSSAGAMGPSTGSTCDRYGRSLSARSAAPTRTTPYSRPRVVSGSGSNGSAGNASSTSPQPPSAPQTPTSLHSTSTGSVSTSVSSSSAGGIGSAPSTGCFSSSYAQSGFMPVEASPTASVFSYPSSWQSNGNYWNATSVPGPMPMNVCSGRNISSHNSPSPTNGSPSYTTSSPSYTIHHLTPHSHQYNMAQTDIYGTGVGVGGGAGATGSPQAAYGAAAHQVYHPTPTSPTHQLYTNAVLNAPTALSYPASGWHNGSGAEYGLYQNAAAAYYQPEYIPLEIGYATHPLEPVDVSKTLDDPQAAMYKPSDEQGSVITLECASSTLKSSHDIKIESSSLEHAGERGTVAGGAAVVSVPTAVVNGAPAVAADTWTPLTPPQSTLQ; this is encoded by the exons ATGACCACATCGCACATCCTGTCCGCCGTGGATCCAACAACCGGACTCAGTGGCAATGTTTCGGGCGGAGGAGGCAATGGTGGCCAAGGAGGCAGTGGTTCGCCACAGCATGTGACCCACAATGGACACGGGCATGGTCACGGActggggggcgtggcagcggcGAGCGGGGGCGGAGCCAGTGTATCCGGAAATGGAGGGCATCGCGTGGTCGGCGGAGCAGGCAGTCCCAATGAACTGGATCGCAATCTGCGCATCTCACTGGACGATCGGGAGCTCTGGCTGCGTTTCCAGAATCTCACCAACGAGATGATCGTCACCAAAAACGGCAG GCGCATGTTTCCCGTGGTGAAGATCAGTGCCTCGGGTCTGGATCCCGCCGCCATGTACACTGTGCTCCTGGAGTTCGTGCAGATCGACTCACATCGCTGGAAGTATGTCAACGGTGAATGG GTTCCTGGTGGCAAAGCAGAGGTTCCCCCGTCAAACCCCATCTACGTGCACCCCGAGTCGCCCAATTTTGGCGCCCACTGGATGAAGGAGCCCATCTCGTTTGCCAAAGTGAAGCTGACCAACAAGACCAATGGCAATGGACAG ATAATGCTGAACTCGCTGCACAAGTACGAACCACGTGTGCATCTGGTGCGCGTGGGTTCCGAGCAGCGTCACGTGGTCACCTATCCATTTCCGGAAACGCAGTTTATAGCAGTGACGGCGTATCAGAACGAGGAGGTCACCTCGCTGAAGATCAAGTATAATCCATTCGCCAAGGCCTTTCTGGATGCCAAAGAGCGACCGGATACGCTGTATCCACACGACACCCACTACGGCTGGCTCATTCCACCGCCCACACATTATACGGCTGCGGCGGCCGCCGTGGCCGCTCCTCCATTGTCCATCGCCCAGAGTCACGGCCTGGTGTCCTCCTGCCCGAGCGTTTCCTCAGCCGGAGCCATGGGCCCCTCAACGGGCTCTACTTGCGATCGGTACGGCAGATCCCTATCCGCACGCAGTGCCGCACCCACTCGCACCACACCGTACAGTCGACCCAGGGTCGTTTCCGGATCCGGATCGAATGGCAGTGCCGGCAATGCCTCGTCCACATCGCCGCAGCCGCCCTCCGCTCCGCAGACGCCCACCAGCCTGCACTCCACGTCCACTGGCTCCGTGAGCACCAGTGTGAGCAGCTCCAGCGCCGGCGGAATCGGATCTGCTCCGAGTACGGGTTGCTTCAGCAGTTCCTATGCCCAATCCGGCTTCATGCCGGTCGAGGCCAGTCCCACGGCGTCCGTGTTCTCCTATCCCAGCAGCTGGCAGAGCAACGGCAATTACTGGAACGCCACCAGTGTGCCGGGACCCATGCCCATGAACGTGTGCAGTGGCCGCAACATCT CCTCTCACAACTCTCCGTCGCCGACGAACGGATCCCCGAGCTACACGACCTCCTCGCCCAGCTACACCATTCACCACCTGACGCCCCACAGCCATCAGTACAACATGGCCCAAACGGACATCTATGGCACCGGAGTGGGCGTTGGGGGCGGGGCCGGAGCAACGGGATCCCCGCAAGCGGCATATGGTGCAGCTGCCCACCAGGTGTACCATCCCACGCCCACCTCGCCCACCCACCAGCTGTACACGAATGCGGTTCTGAATGCGCCCACAGCGCTGAGCTATCCCGCCAGTGGTTGGCACAACGGATCCGGGGCGGAGTACGGATTGTACCAGAACGCTGCCGCCGCATACTATCAGCCGGAGTACATTCCCTTGGAGATCGG CTATGCCACTCATCCGTTGGAGCCCGTTGATGTATCAAAGACACTGGACGACCCCCAGGCTGCCATGTACAAGCCGAGCGATGAGCAGGGCTCGGTGATAACGCTGGAGTGCGCCAGTTCCACCCTGAAAAGCTCCCACGACATCAAGATAGAGTCCTCATCCCTGGAGCATGCCGGCGAAAGGGGCACCGTTGCTGGCGGAGCTGCGGTGGTATCGGTGCCCACCGCCGTGGTGAATGGAGCTCCGGCCGTGGCTGCCGACACCTGGACCCCGCTCACTCCGCCACAGAGCACGCTGCAGTGA
- the LOC120447548 gene encoding T-related protein isoform X2, with protein MTTSHILSAVDPTTGLSGNVSGGGGNGGQGGSGSPQHVTHNGHGHGHGLGGVAAASGGGASVSGNGGHRVVGGAGSPNELDRNLRISLDDRELWLRFQNLTNEMIVTKNGRRMFPVVKISASGLDPAAMYTVLLEFVQIDSHRWKYVNGEWVPGGKAEVPPSNPIYVHPESPNFGAHWMKEPISFAKVKLTNKTNGNGQIMLNSLHKYEPRVHLVRVGSEQRHVVTYPFPETQFIAVTAYQNEEVTSLKIKYNPFAKAFLDAKERPDTLYPHDTHYGWLIPPPTHYTAAAAAVAAPPLSIAQSHGLVSSCPSVSSAGAMGPSTGSTCDRYGRSLSARSAAPTRTTPYSRPRVVSGSGSNGSAGNASSTSPQPPSAPQTPTSLHSTSTGSVSTSVSSSSAGGIGSAPSTGCFSSSYAQSGFMPVEASPTASVFSYPSSWQSNGNYWNATSVPGPMPMNVCSGRNISSHNSPSPTNGSPSYTTSSPSYTIHHLTPHSHQYNMAQTDIYGTGVGVGGGAGATGSPQAAYGAAAHQVYHPTPTSPTHQLYTNAVLNAPTALSYPASGWHNGSGAEYGLYQNAAAAYYQPEYIPLEIGYQ; from the exons ATGACCACATCGCACATCCTGTCCGCCGTGGATCCAACAACCGGACTCAGTGGCAATGTTTCGGGCGGAGGAGGCAATGGTGGCCAAGGAGGCAGTGGTTCGCCACAGCATGTGACCCACAATGGACACGGGCATGGTCACGGActggggggcgtggcagcggcGAGCGGGGGCGGAGCCAGTGTATCCGGAAATGGAGGGCATCGCGTGGTCGGCGGAGCAGGCAGTCCCAATGAACTGGATCGCAATCTGCGCATCTCACTGGACGATCGGGAGCTCTGGCTGCGTTTCCAGAATCTCACCAACGAGATGATCGTCACCAAAAACGGCAG GCGCATGTTTCCCGTGGTGAAGATCAGTGCCTCGGGTCTGGATCCCGCCGCCATGTACACTGTGCTCCTGGAGTTCGTGCAGATCGACTCACATCGCTGGAAGTATGTCAACGGTGAATGG GTTCCTGGTGGCAAAGCAGAGGTTCCCCCGTCAAACCCCATCTACGTGCACCCCGAGTCGCCCAATTTTGGCGCCCACTGGATGAAGGAGCCCATCTCGTTTGCCAAAGTGAAGCTGACCAACAAGACCAATGGCAATGGACAG ATAATGCTGAACTCGCTGCACAAGTACGAACCACGTGTGCATCTGGTGCGCGTGGGTTCCGAGCAGCGTCACGTGGTCACCTATCCATTTCCGGAAACGCAGTTTATAGCAGTGACGGCGTATCAGAACGAGGAGGTCACCTCGCTGAAGATCAAGTATAATCCATTCGCCAAGGCCTTTCTGGATGCCAAAGAGCGACCGGATACGCTGTATCCACACGACACCCACTACGGCTGGCTCATTCCACCGCCCACACATTATACGGCTGCGGCGGCCGCCGTGGCCGCTCCTCCATTGTCCATCGCCCAGAGTCACGGCCTGGTGTCCTCCTGCCCGAGCGTTTCCTCAGCCGGAGCCATGGGCCCCTCAACGGGCTCTACTTGCGATCGGTACGGCAGATCCCTATCCGCACGCAGTGCCGCACCCACTCGCACCACACCGTACAGTCGACCCAGGGTCGTTTCCGGATCCGGATCGAATGGCAGTGCCGGCAATGCCTCGTCCACATCGCCGCAGCCGCCCTCCGCTCCGCAGACGCCCACCAGCCTGCACTCCACGTCCACTGGCTCCGTGAGCACCAGTGTGAGCAGCTCCAGCGCCGGCGGAATCGGATCTGCTCCGAGTACGGGTTGCTTCAGCAGTTCCTATGCCCAATCCGGCTTCATGCCGGTCGAGGCCAGTCCCACGGCGTCCGTGTTCTCCTATCCCAGCAGCTGGCAGAGCAACGGCAATTACTGGAACGCCACCAGTGTGCCGGGACCCATGCCCATGAACGTGTGCAGTGGCCGCAACATCT CCTCTCACAACTCTCCGTCGCCGACGAACGGATCCCCGAGCTACACGACCTCCTCGCCCAGCTACACCATTCACCACCTGACGCCCCACAGCCATCAGTACAACATGGCCCAAACGGACATCTATGGCACCGGAGTGGGCGTTGGGGGCGGGGCCGGAGCAACGGGATCCCCGCAAGCGGCATATGGTGCAGCTGCCCACCAGGTGTACCATCCCACGCCCACCTCGCCCACCCACCAGCTGTACACGAATGCGGTTCTGAATGCGCCCACAGCGCTGAGCTATCCCGCCAGTGGTTGGCACAACGGATCCGGGGCGGAGTACGGATTGTACCAGAACGCTGCCGCCGCATACTATCAGCCGGAGTACATTCCCTTGGAGATCGG CTATCAATGA